The Candidatus Latescibacterota bacterium genome window below encodes:
- a CDS encoding divalent-cation tolerance protein CutA gives MMDRPNVVLVTAGSGEEAEQIAMQLINAGLSPCINIITSCHSVYQWKGEFRHDDEVLMFIKSRKSDFKELCSVVEKNHSYDVPEILAMEISDISEKYEGYFKDFFKHLP, from the coding sequence ACCGAATGTTGTCCTCGTCACCGCGGGTAGCGGGGAGGAAGCGGAGCAAATAGCGATGCAGCTGATCAACGCGGGATTGTCTCCATGCATCAACATTATTACTTCGTGTCACTCTGTCTACCAGTGGAAGGGAGAGTTCAGGCATGACGACGAGGTCCTGATGTTTATCAAGAGTAGAAAGTCGGATTTCAAAGAACTTTGCTCCGTTGTAGAGAAGAATCACTCTTACGATGTTCCAGAGATCCTGGCTATGGAGATCTCGGATATTTCGGAGAAGTATGAAGGGTATTTCAAGGATTTCTTCAAGCATCTCCCTTAG
- a CDS encoding class I SAM-dependent methyltransferase, translated as MSTTGISIGDPVGLFKQAEGHLEAGRDLEAKTMLRRLLNSSGVAPVALFRLGEIENKLGNAKDSETFHRRAFSADARLASRITSTDHPFHGYAYRDIDQTVVSDCPLCGKTGRHYWTFNMVTNMDFNEGFDPVRSWMICDSCNHIYASAFPSDLDRVLSDSDNEQYEQPKTGLLSYNGSIISRLRRMTDGRRLFEIGVGAGELMAVAAEFGFNVTGLEIRPSHAERVSRMIDLPVVCADFADYDTPDRYDVICMGDVLEHFRRPTEAIAKVAELLIEKGLIWISTPNHESAFSRIMKDRDPMKRVCEHMNYFSFKSLRNLLGNNGMEVVDYRISAHYNGSMEVVAIKR; from the coding sequence ATGAGCACAACTGGTATTTCGATCGGGGACCCCGTCGGCCTTTTTAAACAGGCTGAAGGGCATCTCGAGGCCGGTCGGGATCTTGAGGCGAAAACGATGCTGAGAAGGCTTCTAAACTCTTCTGGTGTCGCTCCTGTCGCCCTGTTCCGACTCGGTGAGATTGAGAACAAACTCGGTAACGCAAAAGACTCCGAGACCTTTCACCGGAGGGCCTTCAGCGCGGACGCTCGTCTTGCCTCGCGCATCACTTCCACGGATCATCCTTTTCATGGGTATGCCTACAGGGATATTGATCAGACTGTTGTCAGTGATTGTCCGCTATGCGGAAAAACGGGAAGACACTACTGGACCTTCAACATGGTGACCAATATGGATTTCAATGAAGGTTTCGATCCGGTACGTTCCTGGATGATCTGCGATAGTTGCAATCACATTTACGCGTCGGCGTTCCCTTCAGACCTGGACAGGGTCCTTTCCGATTCTGACAATGAACAGTATGAACAGCCCAAGACAGGTCTCCTTTCATATAATGGTTCGATAATATCAAGATTGCGGAGAATGACCGATGGGCGAAGGTTATTCGAGATCGGGGTAGGTGCCGGGGAACTGATGGCGGTAGCTGCCGAATTCGGATTCAATGTCACAGGATTGGAAATCAGACCATCGCACGCGGAAAGAGTATCCAGGATGATCGATCTGCCCGTAGTCTGTGCTGATTTTGCCGACTATGATACGCCTGACCGCTATGATGTCATATGCATGGGGGATGTTCTCGAACATTTCAGGCGACCCACCGAGGCCATCGCGAAGGTGGCGGAGCTTCTGATCGAAAAGGGATTGATCTGGATATCTACGCCGAATCACGAGAGCGCTTTCTCCAGGATAATGAAAGACCGGGATCCGATGAAGCGTGTGTGCGAACATATGAACTATTTCTCTTTCAAATCGCTGAGAAATCTGCTGGGGAACAATGGAATGGAAGTCGTTGATTACAGGATTTCGGCCCACTATAACGGGTCGATGGAAGTCGTCGCCATAAAGCGATGA
- a CDS encoding tetratricopeptide repeat protein, producing MGEIDNSEIIDLRERQTRASGSISCCIITRDEDGFISDAIASVKGLADEIIVLDTGSIDETVQCAEKLGARVFTTEWRNDFSEARNLAISKARCEWILILDADEIMDRRSHSRIRELVSGNPDAAFMFEQWTYTDDSDTFGWIPADEDNPVSREMIGYFASQQVRLFRNREDIRYRGQVHEDVEESLLSLDLTIFKVEDVIVHHYGRLKDSERIDRKYRMYLDLGEKKLQANPGNSKYIFELASQLLGLGFTEESMVQIDRGLEIAPDSWEFLNLKGLTLIKQGASAESVEYFSRGIEIDGSRPDLYNNIGVALIESMRPEAALEQLLKGLEISADNPNLLRNSATACIMSDRLDDGRSYIERSLAVDPFMSHSHMIHADILFRTGKNDEAAEALEKIRFISGTDLKVYLKSVYIYSQMKMVDRASDVVGRALKDYPGHEGLIFLSGKVHELKEEFETAITIYNELLTRSPNNSDIHNSLGCMYEKRGELKKAAASFDRAARLSPHNLQIRINLGIVEGKLGRDTEAEEHLRSVLSLDPLSGSALNAFGCFLSQRGRYSEAIKNFTKAIEQDPGDIRFYLNLGLLCEKMEMPVRAAEIYEKIAMLDPSAAPIVESRLEQLRDTVS from the coding sequence ATGGGAGAAATTGACAATAGCGAGATCATCGATCTGAGAGAAAGACAGACTCGGGCCAGCGGTTCGATCAGCTGCTGTATAATCACTCGTGATGAGGATGGATTTATCTCCGACGCCATCGCCAGCGTCAAAGGCCTGGCTGACGAGATCATTGTACTCGATACCGGGTCGATCGACGAGACCGTCCAATGTGCGGAGAAGCTTGGTGCGAGGGTCTTCACTACCGAGTGGAGGAACGATTTCAGCGAGGCCAGGAACCTCGCGATCTCAAAGGCAAGATGTGAATGGATACTCATACTCGATGCCGATGAGATCATGGACAGGAGATCTCATTCGAGGATCAGGGAACTTGTTTCCGGTAATCCTGACGCTGCCTTCATGTTCGAACAATGGACATACACGGATGACTCCGACACATTCGGATGGATTCCTGCTGATGAAGACAATCCTGTGAGTCGGGAGATGATAGGGTACTTCGCGAGCCAGCAGGTCCGGTTGTTCCGGAACAGGGAGGATATACGCTACCGGGGACAGGTCCATGAGGACGTTGAAGAATCACTCTTATCACTCGATTTAACGATATTCAAGGTGGAAGATGTAATAGTACATCATTACGGCAGACTCAAGGATTCGGAGAGGATCGACCGGAAATATCGGATGTATCTCGATCTTGGTGAAAAGAAACTCCAGGCGAATCCAGGTAATTCGAAGTATATATTCGAACTCGCGTCTCAGCTTCTCGGGCTGGGATTTACAGAAGAATCGATGGTTCAGATCGACCGGGGGCTGGAGATCGCTCCGGATAGTTGGGAGTTTCTTAACCTCAAGGGGCTGACACTTATAAAGCAGGGCGCCTCGGCAGAATCTGTGGAATATTTCAGCAGAGGGATAGAAATCGATGGGAGCAGGCCCGATCTGTACAATAACATCGGTGTGGCGCTGATCGAGAGTATGCGTCCTGAAGCGGCCCTCGAGCAGTTGCTTAAGGGACTGGAGATCTCAGCGGACAACCCTAATCTGTTAAGAAACTCGGCTACAGCCTGTATAATGAGCGATCGACTCGATGATGGCCGATCGTATATTGAGAGATCACTCGCAGTCGATCCTTTCATGTCACATTCTCATATGATACATGCCGACATCCTGTTCAGAACGGGGAAAAATGACGAAGCCGCGGAAGCTCTGGAAAAGATAAGATTCATATCGGGGACCGATCTGAAAGTCTACCTTAAGTCGGTCTATATCTATTCTCAGATGAAGATGGTTGACAGGGCCTCGGACGTCGTTGGAAGGGCGCTGAAGGATTATCCGGGACACGAGGGGTTGATCTTCCTGTCCGGCAAGGTCCACGAACTGAAGGAAGAATTCGAAACCGCCATTACGATTTACAACGAACTGCTTACAAGGAGTCCGAATAATTCTGATATTCATAATAGTCTCGGGTGCATGTATGAGAAACGGGGCGAATTGAAGAAGGCTGCTGCGAGTTTTGACAGGGCTGCCAGATTGTCACCACATAATCTCCAGATCAGGATCAATCTCGGGATCGTTGAGGGAAAACTGGGGAGGGACACAGAGGCGGAGGAACATCTGAGGTCCGTTCTTTCTCTGGATCCTCTTAGTGGTTCTGCGCTTAACGCGTTTGGATGTTTTCTCTCCCAGCGGGGAAGATACAGTGAGGCAATCAAAAACTTTACGAAGGCTATCGAACAGGATCCCGGGGATATCAGGTTTTATCTGAACCTGGGTCTCCTGTGTGAGAAAATGGAGATGCCTGTCAGGGCGGCCGAGATATATGAGAAGATAGCGATGCTGGATCCGTCGGCCGCACCAATAGTGGAATCGCGGCTTGAACAGCTGCGCGATACCGTATCCTGA